The following coding sequences are from one Triticum aestivum cultivar Chinese Spring chromosome 5A, IWGSC CS RefSeq v2.1, whole genome shotgun sequence window:
- the LOC123108113 gene encoding probable lactoylglutathione lyase, chloroplastic, giving the protein MRVSRGAVACAALMLLSTAAALRSEPSRLSTSGAPKLRASAEAAQANATFCSKEEAFAWAKKDHRRLLHVVYRVGDIHKTIKFYTECLGMKLLRKRDIPEEKYTNAFLGYGREDAHFVVELTYNYGVDKYDIGAGFGHFGIATDDVAKTVKIIRAKGGKVTKEYGTVKGGKTVIAFIEDPDGYKFEILERPGTREPLCQVMLRVGDLDRAISFYEKAYGMELLRKRDNPRNKYTVAVMGYGPEDRNAVLELTYKYGVAKYDKGKAYGQIATGTDNVYKTAEVVKLSGGQVVREPGPLPGIGTKITSVLDPDGWKTVFVDNIDFAKELGGHAHH; this is encoded by the exons ATGAGGGTCAGCCGTGGCGCCGTCGCGTGCGCCGCCCTCATGCTCCTCTCCACCGCTGCAG CGCTGCGGTCCGAGCCGAGCAGGCTGAGCACGAGCGGCGCGCCCAAGCTCCGCGCCTCCGCAGAGGCCGCGCAGGCTAATGCCACCTTCTGTAGCAAAGAGGAGGCCTTCGCCTGGGCCAAGAAGGACCACCGGAGGCTCCTCCACGTCGTCTACCGCGTCGGCGACATCCACAAAACCATCAA GTTCTATACGGAATGCCTGGGCATGAAGCTGCTGAGGAAGCGCGACATACCCGAAGAGAAGTACACCAATGCTTTCCTCGGATACGGCCGCGAGGACGCCCATTTCGTCGTCGAGCTCACCTACA ACTACGGGGTCGACAAGTACGATATCGGGGCGGGGTTTGGTCATTTCGGCATCGCAACCGATGAT GTGGCAAAAACGGTTAAAATCATAAGAGCAAAGGGAGGCAAGGTGACAAAGGAGTATGGCACTGTCAAGGGTGGCAAGACCGTGATCGCGTTCATCGAAGACCCTGATGGCTACAAATTTGAGATCCTTGAGAGGCCAGGGACTCGAGAGCCACTATGCCAGGTGATGCTTCGTGTCGGCGACCTCGACCGAGCCATAAGCTTCTACGAGAAG GCTTATGGTATGGAACTACTCCGGAAGCGAGACAACCCTAGAAACAAG TATACGGTGGCGGTGATGGGGTACGGGCCCGAAGACCGGAATGCAGTTCTGGAGCTGACCTACAAGTACGGTGTCGCTAAATATGACAAGGGGAAAGCCTATGGTCAG ATCGCGACAGGCACCGACAATGTCTACAAGACAGCCGAGGTGGTGAAGCTGTCCGGAGGGCAAGTGGTGCGGGAGCCAGGTCCCTTGCCAGGGATCGGCACCAAGATCACCTCTGTGCTTGACCCTGATGGGTGGAAAACG GTATTTGTTGACAACATTGACTTCGCCAAAGAATTGGGTGGTCATGCGCACCATTGA